A genomic window from Eptesicus fuscus isolate TK198812 chromosome 19, DD_ASM_mEF_20220401, whole genome shotgun sequence includes:
- the CTHRC1 gene encoding collagen triple helix repeat-containing protein 1 has protein sequence MQPAPASERRGARLGSRPSSRAPPAPAPAPRVRPGPPRAMRPQGPAAAPRPGRLGLLLLLLLLQLLQLPAPSSANETPKVKQKALLRQREVVDLYNGMCLQGPAGVPGRDGSPGANGIPGTPGIPGRDGFKGEKGECLRETFEESWTPNYKQCSWNSLNYGIDLGKIAECTFTKMRSNSALRVLFSGSLRLKCRSACCQRWYFTFNGAECSGPLPIEAIIYLDQGSPELNSTINIHRTSSVEGLCEGIGAGLVDIAIWVGTCSDYPKGDASTGWNSVSRIIIEELPK, from the exons ATGCAGCCTGCGCCCGCCTCCGAGCGCCGCGGGGCCAGACTCGGATCACGTCCGAGCTCCCGGGCTCCCCcagctcccgctcccgctccgcGTGTCCGTCCGGGCCCGCCGCGCGCCATGCGCCCCCagggccccgccgccgcccccaggCCCGGACGCCTcggcctcctgctgctcctgctgctcctgcagctgctgcagctgccggCGCCGTCGAGCGCCAACGAGACCCCCAAGGTGAAGCAGAAGGCGCTGCTGCGGCAGCGGGAGGTGGTGGACCTG TATAATGGAATGTGCTTACAAGGGCCTGCGGGTGTACCTGGTCGAGATGGGAGCCCTGGGGCCAATGGCATTCCTGGTACCCCTGGGATCCCAGGTCGGGATGGATtcaaaggagaaaagggggaatGCCTGAGGGAAACCTTCGAGGAGTCCTGGACACCTAACTACAAGCAGTGCTCATGGAATTCGCTGAATTATGGCATAGATCTTGGAAAAATTGCG gAGTGCACATTCACTAAGATGCGCTCCAACAGCGCTCTCCGAGTTCTGTTCAGCGGCTCGCTCCGGTTAAAGTGCAGAAGCGCGTGCTGTCAGCGTTGGTATTTCACGTTCAACGGAGCTGAGTGTTCAGGGCCTCTTCCCATTGAAGCCATCATTTATTTGGACCAAGGAAGCCCTGAACTGAATTCAACAATTAACATCCATCGCACCTCTTCTG TGGAAGGACTCTGTGAAGGAATCGGTGCCGGGTTAGTGGACATTGCTATCTGGGTTGGTACTTGTTCAGATTACCCCAAAGGAGATGCCTCTACTGGGTGGAATTCAGTGTCTCGCATCATTATTGAAGAACTACCAAAATAA